One window of Bacteroidota bacterium genomic DNA carries:
- a CDS encoding aspartate aminotransferase family protein, giving the protein MKLFDVYPLLPVTPVRASGTKVFCSDGKEYLDLYGGHAVISIGHSHPHYISKLTAQLNNIAFYSNAVQNPLQEELAENFGKISGYPDHSLFLCNSGAEANENALKLSSFHNGRKKIIAFTGSFHGRTSAAVAATHDLSLNSPVNLQHEIQFLPLNDHDAAKNIDETVCAVIIEGIQGVAGVKEVSAEFFQLLRKKCDETGAVLILDEVQSGCGRTGKYFAHQHSGIKADIISMAKGIGNGFPIGGILIAPHFKAKHGLLGTTFGGNYLACVSALAVIDVIKNESLMEHAKSVSDYLIGKIATLPAVKEVRGKGLMIGIELENSCAEVRKKLLNEHRIFTGSSSCKKTLRLLPPLTLTYEEADQFIHAFEKILIHETTIA; this is encoded by the coding sequence ATGAAACTCTTCGACGTTTATCCATTGCTCCCCGTTACGCCCGTGCGCGCGTCAGGAACAAAAGTTTTCTGCTCCGATGGAAAAGAATATCTCGATCTCTACGGAGGGCATGCTGTCATTTCCATCGGGCATTCGCATCCGCATTATATTTCGAAACTCACTGCACAACTGAACAACATCGCATTTTATTCCAATGCAGTTCAGAATCCGCTGCAGGAAGAGCTCGCGGAAAATTTCGGGAAGATCAGCGGTTATCCCGATCATTCACTTTTCCTCTGCAATTCCGGTGCAGAAGCGAATGAGAATGCACTAAAACTTTCATCCTTCCACAACGGAAGAAAAAAAATAATTGCATTCACAGGATCTTTTCATGGGCGGACATCGGCAGCAGTTGCAGCAACTCATGATCTTTCCCTCAATTCACCGGTGAATCTCCAGCATGAAATTCAATTTCTTCCATTGAATGATCATGATGCTGCAAAAAATATTGACGAAACAGTTTGCGCTGTTATCATCGAAGGGATACAGGGAGTTGCCGGCGTGAAAGAAGTATCGGCAGAATTTTTTCAATTGCTCAGGAAAAAATGTGATGAGACAGGTGCAGTTCTCATACTTGACGAAGTGCAGAGCGGTTGCGGACGCACCGGAAAATATTTTGCGCACCAGCATTCAGGAATAAAAGCGGATATCATTTCTATGGCGAAAGGGATCGGCAATGGATTTCCCATTGGAGGAATTCTTATTGCGCCGCATTTCAAAGCGAAACACGGATTGCTCGGCACAACTTTCGGTGGAAATTACCTTGCTTGTGTTTCTGCGCTTGCTGTGATCGATGTGATAAAAAATGAATCGCTGATGGAGCATGCAAAAAGTGTGAGTGACTATCTCATTGGAAAAATAGCAACTCTTCCTGCAGTGAAAGAAGTGCGTGGCAAAGGATTGATGATCGGAATTGAACTCGAAAATTCCTGCGCTGAAGTGCGAAAAAAATTATTGAACGAACATCGCATCTTCACCGGCTCATCGTCCTGCAAAAAAACTTTACGCCTTCTTCCACCGCTTACACTGACATACGAAGAAGCGGATCAGTTCATTCACGCTTTTGAAAAAATATTAATTCACGAAACAACAATTGCATAA
- a CDS encoding N-acetyl-gamma-glutamyl-phosphate reductase: MSKKIKAGIIGSAGYAGGELIRLLLHHPYAELKFAQSRSNAGNKIYSVHTDLLGETDLSFSNETDPDCDVLFLCMGHGESKKWMNENKIADHTHVIDLSQDFRSGGADFIYGLPELQKKNIGKAKHIANPGCFATAIQLALLPAVQAKIIDSDVNVSATTGSTGAGQNLSATSHFTWRHGNHSAYKVLEHQHLTEIEKTFFSLDKNFPHAVHFIPQRGAFARGIHTIAHFSTSVKKEEAKDIFEKFYNDHPFTHISPCTIDVKQVVNTNNCFLHIENSNGRLIITSVIDNLLKGASGQAVQNMNLIFGFDETSGLKLKSTAY, encoded by the coding sequence ATGAGCAAAAAAATAAAAGCAGGAATTATCGGGAGCGCCGGATACGCCGGTGGTGAATTGATCCGTTTGTTACTGCACCATCCTTACGCAGAATTGAAATTCGCGCAGAGCCGGAGCAATGCAGGAAATAAAATTTATTCCGTACATACCGATCTTCTTGGCGAAACCGATCTTTCATTTTCAAACGAAACGGATCCGGATTGCGATGTTCTGTTTCTTTGCATGGGGCATGGCGAATCGAAAAAATGGATGAATGAAAATAAAATTGCGGATCACACTCATGTGATCGATCTGAGCCAGGATTTTCGTTCGGGCGGCGCAGATTTTATTTATGGGCTTCCGGAATTGCAGAAAAAAAATATCGGCAAGGCAAAACACATTGCCAATCCCGGCTGTTTCGCCACGGCCATTCAGCTCGCCTTGCTTCCGGCAGTGCAAGCGAAAATCATTGACAGCGATGTGAATGTTTCTGCAACAACAGGATCTACCGGCGCAGGACAGAATCTTTCTGCAACTTCTCACTTCACCTGGCGCCATGGGAATCATTCGGCTTACAAAGTGCTCGAACATCAGCATCTCACCGAAATAGAAAAAACTTTTTTCTCGCTCGATAAAAATTTTCCGCATGCTGTTCATTTTATTCCTCAGCGCGGAGCATTCGCGCGCGGCATACACACGATCGCCCATTTTTCCACATCTGTGAAAAAAGAAGAAGCGAAAGATATTTTTGAAAAATTCTACAACGATCATCCTTTCACTCATATTTCTCCGTGTACAATTGATGTAAAACAGGTTGTGAATACCAACAATTGTTTTCTTCATATTGAGAATTCCAATGGCCGGCTCATCATCACTTCGGTCATCGATAATTTACTCAAGGGCGCATCGGGACAAGCGGTGCAGAATATGAATCTTATTTTCGGATTCGATGAAACTTCCGGTTTAAAATTAAAATCAACAGCCTACTGA
- a CDS encoding argininosuccinate synthase — MTTIKNKVLLAFSGGLDTSFCAIWLREEKKYEVHAVTINTGGFTNEELTAIEKHAYALGVNTFTVIDGAQRFYDSCIKFLVFGNVLKNGTYPLSVSAERVTQAMLLAEHAQHTGIHAISHGSTGAGNDQVRFDMLLDILLEDAEIVTPIRDLKLSRQQEIDFLKKHNVKMNFEKAEYSVNKGIWGTSVGGKETLTSELPLPADAFPTKITKTEPQKTELHFNKGELIGVDGKYFDSPVDAILHLNSLAAPFGIGRDIHVGDTIIGIKGRVGFEAAAPLIIIKAHHLLEKHVLSKWQLFQKDQLAALYGNFLHEGQYYEPLLRDIENFLTSTQQSVSGKVFVTLKKEHFTLDGVRSPFDLMAAQKGSYGEMNDGWTGEDVKGFSKIAANQVKSWYRLHKIASGEFA, encoded by the coding sequence ATGACTACTATCAAAAACAAAGTACTATTAGCCTTCAGCGGCGGACTCGACACGAGTTTCTGCGCGATCTGGTTGCGGGAAGAAAAAAAATATGAGGTACATGCAGTGACGATCAATACCGGCGGATTTACCAATGAAGAATTGACAGCGATCGAAAAACATGCTTATGCACTCGGCGTAAATACATTTACTGTCATCGATGGTGCGCAACGATTCTATGATTCCTGCATTAAGTTTCTTGTTTTCGGAAATGTGCTCAAGAACGGAACTTATCCATTGTCAGTGAGCGCTGAGCGTGTAACACAAGCGATGTTGCTCGCGGAACATGCGCAGCACACGGGCATACACGCAATCTCGCACGGGAGTACAGGCGCGGGAAATGATCAGGTGCGTTTCGATATGCTGCTCGATATTCTTCTCGAAGATGCGGAGATCGTTACGCCGATCCGCGATCTGAAACTTTCACGTCAGCAGGAAATTGATTTTCTGAAAAAACATAATGTGAAAATGAACTTTGAAAAAGCAGAATATTCCGTAAACAAAGGGATCTGGGGAACTTCTGTCGGCGGAAAAGAAACACTCACGTCCGAGTTGCCTCTCCCTGCTGATGCTTTTCCAACCAAGATCACAAAAACAGAACCGCAGAAAACCGAATTGCATTTTAATAAAGGAGAACTCATCGGTGTCGATGGAAAATATTTTGATTCTCCGGTTGACGCGATATTGCATTTGAATTCACTCGCTGCTCCTTTCGGAATTGGGCGCGACATTCACGTGGGCGATACGATCATCGGGATAAAAGGCCGCGTGGGATTCGAAGCCGCCGCGCCGCTTATCATTATTAAAGCACATCACCTGCTGGAGAAACATGTGCTGAGTAAATGGCAGCTCTTTCAGAAAGATCAACTCGCTGCGCTCTACGGAAATTTTCTTCATGAAGGACAGTACTACGAACCGCTCCTGCGCGACATCGAAAATTTCCTCACGAGTACACAGCAATCGGTGAGTGGAAAAGTTTTTGTCACACTCAAGAAAGAACATTTCACACTCGATGGCGTTCGTTCTCCTTTCGATCTCATGGCCGCACAAAAAGGATCTTATGGTGAAATGAATGACGGCTGGACTGGTGAAGATGTGAAAGGATTTTCGAAGATTGCCGCGAACCAGGTGAAATCATGGTACCGGCTTCATAAAATTGCATCGGGGGAATTCGCATGA
- a CDS encoding GNAT family N-acetyltransferase, whose translation MENNTQVHVLVASALHITHAEKICEEMADSAKARGTGIARRSPEYIVKKILEGKAVIALTEKNEWAGFCYIETWSHGTYVANSGLIVAPAFRKSGLARQIKKKIFELSQEKYPDSKIFGLTTGLAVMKINSELGYEPVTYSELTGDEQFWKGCESCVNFEILKNKERKNCLCTAMLYDPADKKINTKESFRKKSKLYERWLRFKKNVLLRSRIVISDKL comes from the coding sequence ATGGAAAATAACACGCAGGTGCATGTACTCGTTGCAAGTGCATTACACATTACACACGCAGAAAAGATCTGCGAAGAAATGGCCGACTCGGCAAAAGCGCGGGGCACCGGCATTGCGCGCCGTTCGCCCGAATACATTGTGAAAAAAATTCTCGAAGGGAAAGCAGTGATCGCGCTCACGGAAAAAAATGAGTGGGCCGGATTCTGTTACATCGAAACGTGGAGCCACGGAACCTACGTTGCAAATTCGGGGCTCATTGTTGCCCCTGCGTTCCGCAAGAGCGGACTTGCGCGGCAGATCAAGAAAAAAATATTTGAACTCTCGCAGGAAAAATATCCCGACTCGAAAATTTTCGGGCTCACTACCGGCCTTGCCGTAATGAAAATAAATTCTGAATTAGGTTACGAACCGGTGACGTATTCTGAACTCACCGGCGATGAACAATTCTGGAAAGGTTGCGAAAGCTGTGTGAATTTTGAAATTCTTAAAAACAAAGAGCGGAAGAATTGTTTGTGCACTGCAATGCTGTATGATCCGGCTGATAAAAAAATAAATACAAAAGAATCGTTCCGGAAAAAATCAAAGCTCTATGAAAGATGGCTGCGCTTCAAGAAAAATGTCCTCCTGCGAAGCAGGATAGTGATAAGTGATAAGTTATGA
- a CDS encoding patatin-like phospholipase family protein: MTRIFLLFSILFFFCLRLSSQIVIDRAPVQVGPVDVPVEKVGVVLSGGGASGLAHIGVLKALEENNIPIDYICGTSMGALVGCLYTMGYTPTEIETLVKSDDFKSWATGVFQPDQVYYFKKKDDNASWVTFKLSLDTSLVTNLPTNLISPVQMDFALMENTAGASAAANYNFDSLFIPFRCVASDVVSKSSVVFKDGDLGVAVRASMSYPFYLKPIRVNGKLLFDGGLYNNFPADVMYQDFFPDFIIGSNVASEFPDPDEDNLLSQIRAMLTSKTDFNPKCENGVVIQPSADWIGLFNFDDPQRVIDSGYAATMRKIDEIKFNVEKRSDPKDLAARRAAFKAKEPHIIFDQINIEGPGMKKRQVNYVTKLLLHKKSYVDIATLKPAYFRLASDDKIQSIFPVAHYNKLTGYYDLDLTIKKEKNIFTQLGGDFSNRQISMGFVGLQYNILNNPSIALNGNAYFGKLYQSAQVRARIDFPTRLPFYFEPIFTWDRFDYYRSTPVYFVDTRPPYLIQIDRYEEMGMGFPVRNKGRIVLSSGAIFVRDLYYQTAQFTSTDTTDRTDLTGSSSHLLYERNTLNRKQFATSGTYFSFKARYVYAEEFFKPGTTATGQDPYRHIHDWLQFRLTYDTYFKERGRWRLGFYGEAVYSSQPLFHNYTSTALYAPAFNPTPESQTYFIPEFRAYQYAGAGLKSIFVIQKNIDLRIEGYVFAPYQEIRENTTAHTAYFTAPLAISSIHYIGSSALVWNSPLGPVSFNVNYYSTKAYPWSFMFNFGYIIFNRKAMD; this comes from the coding sequence ATGACGCGAATTTTTCTTCTTTTTTCCATCCTCTTTTTTTTCTGTCTGCGGCTTTCTTCGCAGATCGTCATTGACCGCGCGCCTGTGCAAGTAGGGCCTGTTGATGTGCCCGTAGAAAAAGTGGGTGTGGTGCTCAGTGGTGGCGGCGCTTCCGGCCTCGCGCACATAGGCGTGCTCAAAGCGCTCGAGGAAAATAATATTCCAATCGATTACATCTGCGGAACTTCCATGGGCGCGCTCGTCGGTTGTTTGTACACCATGGGATACACACCAACAGAAATAGAAACGCTCGTGAAGTCTGATGATTTCAAAAGTTGGGCAACAGGAGTTTTCCAGCCCGACCAGGTTTATTATTTCAAGAAAAAAGATGATAATGCTTCCTGGGTCACGTTCAAACTTTCGCTTGATACGTCGCTCGTCACCAACTTGCCGACGAATTTAATTTCTCCGGTGCAAATGGATTTTGCGTTGATGGAAAATACTGCCGGGGCATCGGCCGCTGCGAATTATAATTTCGATTCTCTTTTCATTCCGTTCCGTTGCGTGGCTTCCGATGTGGTTTCGAAAAGTTCGGTGGTTTTCAAAGACGGGGATCTCGGTGTTGCAGTGCGCGCTTCCATGTCGTACCCGTTTTATTTAAAACCGATCCGCGTGAATGGAAAACTTTTATTCGACGGCGGACTCTACAATAATTTTCCAGCCGATGTGATGTACCAGGATTTTTTCCCCGATTTCATTATCGGCAGCAATGTGGCTTCTGAATTTCCCGATCCGGATGAGGATAATCTTCTTTCGCAGATACGCGCCATGCTCACGAGTAAAACCGATTTCAATCCGAAATGCGAGAATGGCGTGGTGATACAACCAAGCGCCGACTGGATAGGGCTTTTCAATTTCGATGATCCGCAACGTGTCATTGACAGCGGTTATGCAGCGACGATGCGCAAGATCGATGAAATAAAATTCAATGTAGAAAAACGAAGCGATCCGAAAGATCTGGCGGCACGGCGTGCTGCATTCAAAGCAAAAGAACCGCACATTATTTTTGACCAGATCAACATCGAAGGCCCGGGAATGAAAAAGCGACAGGTGAATTATGTGACGAAATTATTGCTGCATAAAAAAAGTTACGTGGACATTGCCACACTCAAACCCGCTTACTTCCGCCTCGCATCAGACGATAAGATACAATCCATTTTCCCTGTGGCGCATTACAATAAACTCACCGGCTATTATGATCTCGATCTCACCATCAAAAAAGAAAAAAATATTTTTACACAGCTTGGCGGCGATTTTTCCAACCGGCAGATCAGTATGGGATTCGTTGGACTGCAATACAACATTCTGAATAATCCTTCCATCGCACTCAATGGAAATGCATACTTCGGAAAATTGTACCAGTCGGCGCAGGTGCGTGCGCGCATCGATTTTCCAACACGTTTGCCTTTTTACTTCGAACCGATCTTCACCTGGGACCGATTTGATTATTACCGGAGCACTCCTGTTTATTTTGTCGATACGCGTCCGCCTTATCTTATCCAGATCGATCGTTATGAAGAAATGGGAATGGGATTTCCCGTGCGCAACAAAGGAAGAATTGTTTTAAGCAGCGGGGCAATCTTCGTGCGCGATCTTTATTACCAAACCGCGCAATTCACCTCTACGGACACAACAGACCGGACTGATCTCACCGGTTCCTCTTCACATTTACTTTATGAAAGAAATACATTGAACCGAAAACAGTTTGCAACTTCAGGAACTTATTTTTCTTTCAAAGCAAGATACGTTTACGCGGAAGAATTTTTCAAACCAGGAACCACTGCAACAGGACAGGATCCTTACCGGCACATTCACGATTGGTTGCAGTTCCGTCTTACTTACGATACCTATTTCAAAGAGCGTGGAAGATGGCGGCTCGGATTTTACGGCGAAGCAGTTTATTCATCGCAGCCGTTATTTCACAATTACACTTCCACTGCTCTTTATGCACCGGCATTCAATCCTACGCCTGAAAGTCAAACGTATTTCATTCCCGAATTCAGGGCGTATCAATATGCGGGCGCAGGATTGAAAAGTATTTTCGTCATTCAAAAAAATATTGACCTGCGTATCGAAGGTTATGTATTCGCCCCTTACCAGGAGATCCGTGAAAACACAACCGCGCACACGGCATACTTCACTGCGCCACTCGCCATATCTTCCATTCATTACATCGGTTCTTCTGCCCTGGTCTGGAATTCTCCTCTGGGCCCCGTGAGTTTTAACGTGAATTATTACAGCACGAAAGCATACCCGTGGAGTTTCATGTTCAACTTCGGATACATTATTTTCAACAGGAAAGCCATGGACTAG
- a CDS encoding ABC transporter substrate-binding protein → MKYTDQTGRIISLEKIPSRIISLVPSQTELLFDLGLEDEVVGITKFCIHPENWFRNKTRVGGTKQIDLKKIDALQPDLIIANKEENEKEQVELLMKKYPVWVSDVRTLADAYAMIRAMGEVTGKTIEARKIFSEIAFRFENFKANKPELKKKKIAYFIWKKPWMAAGKDTFIDHLLSLCGFENVFANEKNRYPEITLDDLSEKNPEVIFLSSEPYPFKEKHIAELNAVLPQAKILLVDGELFSWYGSRLMHSPQYFMEVMSAV, encoded by the coding sequence ATGAAGTACACGGATCAGACCGGGCGAATTATTTCACTGGAGAAAATTCCTTCACGGATAATTTCATTGGTTCCATCACAAACAGAATTGCTTTTCGATCTCGGTTTGGAAGATGAAGTGGTGGGCATCACAAAATTCTGTATTCACCCGGAAAACTGGTTCAGGAATAAAACGCGTGTGGGCGGAACGAAACAAATCGATTTGAAAAAAATTGACGCGCTGCAACCCGATCTCATCATTGCGAATAAAGAAGAGAATGAAAAAGAACAGGTAGAATTGCTGATGAAAAAATATCCCGTGTGGGTGAGTGATGTGCGCACACTTGCGGATGCGTATGCAATGATACGTGCGATGGGAGAAGTGACGGGAAAAACCATTGAGGCGAGAAAAATATTTTCGGAGATCGCTTTCCGTTTCGAAAATTTCAAAGCAAACAAACCGGAACTGAAAAAGAAAAAGATCGCATATTTCATCTGGAAAAAACCCTGGATGGCCGCAGGAAAAGATACGTTCATTGATCATCTTCTTTCGCTCTGCGGATTTGAAAATGTTTTTGCCAATGAAAAAAACCGTTATCCTGAAATAACGCTTGACGATCTTTCCGAAAAAAATCCTGAAGTGATCTTTCTTTCTTCCGAACCTTATCCGTTCAAAGAAAAACATATTGCAGAATTGAATGCTGTTTTACCGCAAGCGAAAATTCTACTCGTGGACGGAGAACTTTTTTCCTGGTACGGATCGCGGCTCATGCATTCGCCGCAGTATTTTATGGAGGTAATGAGCGCGGTGTGA